One window of the Colletotrichum lupini chromosome 9, complete sequence genome contains the following:
- a CDS encoding ribokinase: MEIDKEVVETIIETASHAGIPFCLNAALASPINPELYRFITHLVVNEFEAAIMSGRMPDNVTESTWPSIAQDFLNVGVENVVITLGAKGAFYADKKVSGHCAGYPVSVVNTTGAGDTFTGAYAADYVRQISSASGEWDIESAVVRANKAAAISVGRMGAQGHIPWADEIDQFDIMAEMTFD; encoded by the exons ATGGAAATCGATAAGGAGGTCGTTGAGACGATAATTGAAACCGCTAGTCACGCTGGTATCCCATTCTGCTTGAATGCCGCGCTAGCGAGCCCGATCAACCCCGAACTTTATAGGTTCATCACGCATCTCGTGGTCAACGAGTTCGAGGCTGCGATAATGTCCGGCCGTATGCCGGATAATGTGACGGAGAGCACCTGGCCAAGTATTGCCCAGGACTTCCTGAACGTTGGGGTCGAGAACGTGGTTATCACATTGGGTGCAAAAGGTGCCTTCTACGCCGATAAAAAGGTCTCCGGGCACTGTGCTGGATATCCCGTCTCCGTCGTGAATACAACCGGAGCAGG CGACACCTTTACAGGTGCGTATGCGGCCGACTATGTGCGTCAGATATCCAGTGCATCTGGAGAATGGGATATTGAGAGTGCCGTCGTTCGCGCGAACAAAGCTGCTGCTATCTCTGTTGGGAGGATGGGCGCTCAGGGGCACATTCCTTGGGCGGATGAAATTGATCAGTTTGACATAATGGCAGAGATGACTTTTGATTAA
- a CDS encoding subtilase: MRISATVSAFALALHLGGVAALGPRQEASDEKETPTFIAKSFIIEYAPGSSARVRRQNVASTDGITVVKEFASNVFSGASIETDTFTLDTLQELPDVVNVWVNEQIKLAPTEPKAAAPEDAPTYSTHNATGVAKLHAQGIFGKGVKVGVVDTGIWYKHPALGGGFGPGFKVADGYDFVGDGSYPASGPKAPDEDPLDTRGHGTHVAGIVAGKTDSWVGVAPEATLHAYKVFSNAASTDTATLIESFLAAYDDGVDIITASIGGSNGWSNNAWAEVASRLVDEGIVVTISAGNSGASGPFYGSSGSSGNNVIAVASVETEVFPAIPFEATYGGSETVRVGYLPAGTYFPNTIIDWPIVALNTDTSATADGCTPYPAGSPDLTGKIPLVRRGTCTFQVKQENLAALGAKYILIYNNASPMTTPSTSNTDSQIAMITADSGAAFINAIKANTTVTADFSVNPEIPIALDYPAGNRPNIFTSWGLLYDNQLKPDIAAPGGNIFSTYLDGTYSILSGTSMACPYVAGVAALYISEKGGRSVQGKGFARALSRRIISSGYALPWSDGTATDYGYSAPPAQVGNGQIDAWKILNYNTQLEFEKIQLNDTRYFSRYHDVTVTNNGKSDVTYKFSVQPGAGVDALAWIPATSSLPGTKRVKTFAQLAPKTYTPDISLPRDFTLKAGETKTVSVNFNNPDNLGWNATGLPLYGGKVVIQGSNGEQVSVPYAGVGADLRNTLGGVHEAGWPQSVSTVNDIPISQKASYSFDLSIEAQDFPRIFQKLLWGTRQTRWDIYEAGWTERQWVYPPVEGQNGYIGSAASWVGSGEIQTFDPAQYDPNDTFTYPITDIYRNAGATYHEHWWFGKLGNGTQIAPGNYTLRFAALRPFGNPTHADNWDVYKTPQIQVTGKY; the protein is encoded by the exons ATGCGCATCTCGGCCACTGTTTCCGCCTTCGCCCTCGCTCTCCACCTTGGAGGCGTTGCGGCCCTCGGCCCTCGTCAAGAAGCCAGCGATGAGAAGGAGACTCCCACCTTCATCGCCAAGAGCTTCATCATCGAATACGCTCCT GGTTCCAGTGCTCGCGTTCGTCGTCAAAATGTCGCCTCCACAGACGGCATCACCGTCGTCAAGGAGTTCGCCAGCAACGTCTTCTCCGGTGCCAGCATCGAGACTGACACCTTCACTCTCGACACCCTGCAGGAGCTCCCAGACGTCGTCAACGTCTGGGTCAACGAGCAGATCAAGCTTGCGCCGACGGAACCCAAGGCTGCTGCGCCTGAGGATGCTCCCACATATTCGACACACAATGCCACTGGTGTAGCCAAGCTTCACGCCCAGGGCATCTTTGGTAAGGGTGTCAAGGTTGGTGTTGTTGATACCGGTATCTGGTACAAGCACCCTGCT CTGGGTGGCGGTTTCGGCCCTGGTTTCAAGGTCGCCGATGGCTACGACTTTGTCGGTGATGGTTCATACCCGGCCAGCGGTCCCAAGGCGCCCGATGAAGATCCTCTCGACACCCGCGGCCACGGTACCCACGTTGCTGGTATCGTCGCTGGCAAGACTGACTCGTGGGTCGGTGTCGCCCCCGAGGCCACTCTTCACGCTTACAAGGTCTTCTCCAACGCGGCGTCTACCGACACGGCTACTCTCATTGAGTCATTCCTTGCCGCGTACGACGACGGTGTCGACATCATCACTGCCAGTATCGGTGGCTCCAACGGCTGGTCTAACAACGCTTGGGCCGAAGTTGCTTCCCGTTTGGTTGATGAGGGCATCGTCGTCACCATTTCCGCTGGAAACAGCGGTGCCAGCGGCCCTTTCTACGGTAGCTCTGGATCGTCCGGCAACAATGTCATTGCTGTGGCTTCCGTCGAGACGGAGGTTTTCCCAGCCATCCCCTTCGAAGCTACCTACGGCGGCAGCGAGACCGTTCGCGTCGGATACCTTCCTGCGGGAACCTACTTCCCCAACACCATTATCGACTGGCCGATTGTCGCCCTCAACACCGATACGAGTGCCACCGCTGATGGCTGCACGCCCTACCCGGCGGGCAGCCCCGACTTGACGGGCAAGATTCCCTTGGTTCGTAGAGGAACCTGCACATTCCAGGTGAAGCAAGAGAACCTTGCTGCCCTGGGCGCGAAGTACATCCTCATTTACAACAACGCATCGCCCATGACGACTCCCAGCACCAGCAACACTGACAGCCAGATCGCCATGATCACTGCCGACTCCGGTGCTGCCTTCATCAACGCCATCAAGGCCAACACCACCGTCACTGCTGACTTCTCGGTCAACCCCGAGATCCCAATTGCTCTCGACTACCCGGCTGGAAACCGCCCCAACATCTTCACTAGCTGGGGTCTGCTGTACGACAACCAGCTAAAGCCTGACATTGCCGCCCCCGGTGGTAATATCTTCTCTACCTACCTCGACGGAACCTACTCCATCCTGTCGGGCACGAGCATGGCCTGCCCTTACGTGGCTGGTGTCGCCGCGCTCTACATCTCTGAGAAGGGTGGTCGCAGCGTCCAGGGCAAGGGTTTCGCTCGTGCTCTGTCCCGTCGCATCATCTCTAGTGGTTACGCTCTGCCTTGGTCCGATGGAACTGCTACGGACTATGGCTACAGCGCACCCCCCGCCCAGGTTGGTAATGGTCAGATCGACGCCTGGAAGATTCTCAACTACAACACTCAGCTCGAATTTGAGAAGATCCAGCTCAACGACACCCGCTACTTCAGCCGGTACCACGATGTTACCGTCACCAACAACGGCAAGTCAGATGTCACCTACAAGTTCTCCGTTCAGCCCGGTGCTGGTGTGGATGCCCTCGCCTGGATCCCCGCCACCTCCAGCCTTCCCGGAACTAAGCGCGTCAAGACCTTTGCCCAACTTGCCCCCAAGACGTACACTCCGGACATCAGCCTTCCTCGTGACTTCACCCTGAAGGCTGGCGAGACTAAGACTGTGTCCGTTAACTTCAACAACCCCGACAACCTTGGCTGGAACGCGACCGGCCTGCCGCTCTACGGAGGCAAGGTCGTCATCCAGGGCAGCAACGGCGAGCAAGTCTCAGTTCCCTATGCCGGTGTCGGTGCCGATCTCCGCAACACCCTTGGCGGTGTCCACGAGGCTGGCTGGCCGCAATCGGTCTCAACCGTGAACGATATTCCCATTAGCCAGAAGGCGTCGTACTCCTTTGATCTCAGCATTGAGGCTCAGGACTTCCCTAGGATCTTCCAGAAGCTCCTTTGGGGAACCCGCCAGACACGTTGGGACATTTACGAGGCTGGCTGGACTGAACGCCAGTGGGTCTACCCTCCCGTTGAGGGCCAGAACGGTTACATTGGTTCGGCCGCATCGTGGGTCGGCTCTGGCGAAATCCAGACTTTTGACCCGGCGCAGTATGACCCCAACGATACCTTCACCTACCCCATCACCGACATCTACCGCAACGCTGGCGCGACCTACCACGAGCACTGGTGGTTCGGCAAGCTGGGCAACGGCACGCAGATTGCGCCTGGTAACTACACCTTGCGCTTTGCCGCTCTCCGTCCTTTCGGAAACCCCACGCACGCGGACAACTGGGATGTCTACAAGACCCCTCAGATCCAGGTCACGGGAAAGTACTAG
- a CDS encoding C6 zinc finger domain-containing protein — protein sequence MRLDTLAYTITHTTQPKPTMSLDTSIPGTGVFSVVPAPKKPKRTRASASKVRTGCLTWFVTTLMPLSPAANKYSVLRARHVKCDEAKPFCKRCSKDKHKCDGYPTSLPSKRPSPASSCSTRSIPPSRRRFINSVMPLSPPVDWDVSGTTLERLMFHHVNRCTVPDFGTATPLAKLWSNYILPLGYYSDSVKHAIIALGVAHRGFLENPYFDEQPSESALAFNDLAVRHYRKAVSETIQIMADPSPVNIRITLICCLVFVCYEIVRGQYDKAIQHLRAGSKVLESLHQAAILNQRDPSSLSAYDRQLADTVKKHFDQLCDITTMFTCVGMDTSMLIEDEVVPDLSYFTQPEPEDERNTPFENVSEARHRLHFVELTFSDAFEDSWFCESDNCWHSGPSACIAPEPPQEMQDQQKAAWEEATRLFDIWCCRFDLLQENLPDVLEPADLNELKALRFSRKSWEISNAQEGPCAMKDSSMAELHGLVDMAEEVVASREGLPRPMFALAADIVPSLAYICAFCDNVDLERRIVDVLRGMKRREGMWDSRELANLYDLVIQAKTGNQWKEEYNWETLPSLARMMANMSLSGSGDRAGPPSPLALL from the exons ATGCGCCTAGATACGCTCGCATATACTATTACGCACACTACGCAACCGAAGCCGACCATGTCATTGGATACCTCGATCCCGGGTACGGGAGTCTTCTCGGTGGTACCCGCACCCAAGAAACCCAAGCGGACTAGGGCGAGCGCATCAAAGGTCAGGACCGGATGTCTAACATGGTTTGTGACAACACTGATGCCACT TTCTCCAGCAGCTAACAAATATTCCGTTCTCAGAGCCCGACATGTAAAGTGCGATGAAGCGAAGCCGTTCTGTAAGCGGTGTAGCAAGGACAAACACAAGTGCGATGGATATCCGACCTCGCTCCCAAGCAAACGGCCGAGCCCGGCATCATCATGCTCGACCCGCTCGATTCCACCATCTCGGAGGCGATTTATCAACTCAGTAATGCCGCTATCGCCTCCTGTAGATTGGGACGTCTCCGGTACAACCCTCGAGAGGTTGATGTTCCACCACGTCAACCGATGTACTGTCCCGGATTTCGGAACTGCCACACCTCTCGCCAAGTTATGGAGCAACTACATCCTGCCACTGGGCTACTACTCAGACTCGGTAAAGCATGCAATCATTGCGCTCGGCGTGGCTCACAGGGGATTTCTTGAGAACCCATACTTTGACGAACAACCTTCCGAATCCGCCTTAGCGTTCAACGATCTAGCCGTGAGGCACTACCGAAAGGCCGTCTCAGAGACGATACAGATCATGGCTGATCCATCACCTGTCAACATTCGAATCACGCTCATCTGCTGTCTAGTATTTGTTTGTTACGAGATTGTGCGAGGTCAATACGACAAGGCTATCCAGCATCTGAGGGCTGGGTCCAAAGTCCTCGAGTCACTCCACCAAGCAGCCATACTTAATCAACGCGACCCCTCATCCCTGTCGGCCTACGACAGACAGCTGGCAGACACGGTAAAGAAACACTTTGACCAGTTGTGCGACATCACAACCATGTTCACATGTGTCGGCATGGACACCTCCATGCTCATTGAAGACGAGGTCGTCCCCGATCTATCTTACTTCACACAGCCAGAACCCGAAGACGAGCGCAACACGCCGTTCGAAAACGTATCCGAAGCCCGGCATCGGCTGCACTTTGTCGAGTTGACGTTCTCGGACGCCTTTGAAGACAGCTGGTTTTGCGAATCCGATAATTGCTGGCACTCAGGCCCCTCGGCTTGCATTGCGCCGGAGCCTCCGCAAGAGATGCAGGACCAGCAAAAGGCAGCGTGGGAGGAGGCAACAAGGCTTTTCGACATTTGGTGTTGCCGGTTCGATTTGTTGCAAGAGAACCTACCGGATGTACTGGAGCCGGCGGACCTGAACGAGCTCAAAGCCCTTCGCTTCTCTCGTAAAAGCTGGGAGATTTCCAATGCCCAAGAAGGGCCGTGTGCCATGAAGGATAGCAGTATGGCCGAACTGCACGGGCTCGTTGATATGGCCGAGGAGGTTGTGGCCAGCAGGGAAGGACTTCCCAGGCCCATGTTTGCTCTCGCGGCAGACATTGTTCCCTCGCTTGCATACATCTGCGCCTTTTGCGACAATGTTGACCTCGAACGGAGGATCGTCGATGTTCTCCGTGGCATGAAGCGGAGAGAGGGAATGTGGGACAGCCGGGAATTGGCGAATCTGTATGATCTCGTCATCCAGGCCAAGACTGGCAACCAGTGGAAGGAGGAATACAACTGGGAGACACTACCCAGTCTTGCGAGAATGATGGCAAATATGTCTTTGTCTGGTTCGGGGGATCGAGCAGGACCGCCGAGTCCCTTGGCTTTGCTTTGA
- a CDS encoding CVNH domain-containing protein, with translation MKTFSIAVAMLASLVAAGDFSKSCTDEHVDPATQVLTANCNAGDGKGTVKSTSLDLNQCFTYTGTKIQYSGKGHLGDSCSDCYVYRIEDPVYGPIFGTTRVWLSCSCNGSESQIELDTTPVSNQYGTLSCTS, from the exons ATGAAGACCTTCTCCATCGCCGTTGCCATGCTAGCGTCCCTAGTCGCTGCAGGGGACTTTAGCAAGAGTTGCACGGACGAACACGTCGACCCCGCAACCCAGGTTCTGACGGCGAACTGCAACGCCGGTGACGGCAAGGGCACGGTTAAGTCGACTTCCCTTGACCTCAACCAATGCTTCACCTACACGGGCACCAAGATCCAG TACAGCGGCAAAGGCCACTTGGGTGATTCCTGCAGCGACTGCTATGTCTACCGCATCGAGGACCCGGTCTACGGGCCGATTTTCGGCACCACCCGTGTTTGGCTGAGCTGCTCTTGCAACGGCTCCGAGAGTCAAATCGAACTTG ATACTACGCCCGTGTCCAACCAGTACGGAACTCTGAGCTGCACATCATGA